One genomic segment of Dromaius novaehollandiae isolate bDroNov1 chromosome 12, bDroNov1.hap1, whole genome shotgun sequence includes these proteins:
- the TNNC1 gene encoding troponin C, slow skeletal and cardiac muscles — translation MDDIYKAAVEQLTEEQKNEFKAAFDIFVLGAEDGCISTKELGKVMRMLGQNPTPEELQEMIDEVDEDGSGTVDFDEFLVMMVRCMKDDSKGKSEEELSDLFRMFDKNADGYIDLEELKIMLQATGETITEDDIEELMKDGDKNNDGKIDYDEFLEFMKGVE, via the exons aTGGACGACATCTACAAGGCAGCG GTTGAGCAGCtgacagaagaacaaaaaaatg agTTCAAGGCTGCCTTCGACATCTTCGTGCTGGGGGCAGAGGATGGCTGCATCAGCACCAAGGAGCTGGGGAAGGTGATGAGGATGCTGGGGCAGAACCCCACCCCCGAGGAGCTGCAGGAGATGATAGATGAGGTGGATGAAGATG GCAGCGGCACTGTAGACTTTGATGAGTTCCTAGTTATGATGGTCCGATGTATGAAAGATGACAGcaaaggaaaatctgaagaggaacTCTCAGATCTCTTCAGGATGTTTGACAA AAATGCCGATGGCTACATTGACCTTGAGGAGCTGAAGATCATGCTGCAGGCAACAGGAGAGACCATCACAGAGGATGACATAGAAGAACTGATGAAAGATGGGGATAAAAACAACGATGGCAAGATTGACTATGATG AGTTCCTGGAGTTTATGAAGGGAGTTGAATAA